One window of Biomphalaria glabrata chromosome 6, xgBioGlab47.1, whole genome shotgun sequence genomic DNA carries:
- the LOC129926779 gene encoding uncharacterized protein LOC129926779 — translation MRSLILVVLVAAIGFVAAEWSGFSYVIGDIPECLETFFEREEKFLKFLVDLCSHAEKVFGAETVMEIIKKALEIVFAKLDIIGGDLWNSQTNVEGLASTATTIISWGEKADLPYIEIQLEDLLR, via the exons ATGCGTTCTCTGATTCTTGTTGTACTTGTTGCTGCAATAGGATTTGTTGCCGCTGAATGGAGTG GGTTCTCTTACGTTATTGGGGATATTCCCGAGTGTCTAGAAACATTTTTTGAGCGTGAAGagaaatttttaaagtttttggtTGATCTGTGTTCACACGCCGAAAAGGTATTTGGTGCTGAAACTGTCATGGAAATCATCAAGAAGGCTTTGGAAATTGTTTTTGCCAAATTAGACATAATTGGAGGTGACCTATGGAATTCGCAAACCAATGTTGAAGGTCTCGCTAGTACAGCTACGACAATCATTTCATGGGGTGAGAAAGCAGATCTGCCTTATATAGAGATTCAACTAGAAGACTTGCTTAGATGA